A region of Elusimicrobiota bacterium DNA encodes the following proteins:
- a CDS encoding HNH endonuclease yields MNGRRYSLVELDLLKKKLYLFDSELSALIERTPEAIKRKRLRMRWLKPQNNRRRGNRHPMWKGGRTISSHGYVLIKMPHHHLADCRGYVYEHRLIVEQKLGRELLPGEIVHHRDGNKLNNIPENIEIYPSVAYHKYQHRKNIFLRKPNEPNPVIKCLCGCGKQLLKYDSSGRPREFITGHRRRFLYWHKKYCEEKILCECGCGTLIRKYDKHKGRPRRFVPGHNLRNQNVNLPFTEKQVYCHF; encoded by the coding sequence ATGAATGGCAGACGGTACTCTTTAGTTGAATTAGATTTATTAAAAAAGAAACTTTATCTTTTTGATTCTGAACTATCTGCTTTAATAGAGCGAACCCCAGAGGCAATTAAAAGAAAACGATTAAGGATGAGGTGGCTAAAACCCCAAAACAATCGGCGGAGAGGCAATAGACATCCTATGTGGAAAGGCGGGCGGACAATTTCATCACACGGTTATGTTTTAATCAAAATGCCTCACCATCATTTAGCCGATTGCAGAGGATATGTTTATGAACACCGTTTAATCGTCGAACAAAAACTTGGAAGAGAACTCTTACCAGGTGAAATAGTCCACCACAGAGATGGCAATAAATTAAATAACATTCCTGAAAATATTGAAATTTACCCATCAGTAGCATATCATAAATACCAACACAGAAAAAATATTTTCTTGAGAAAACCAAACGAACCAAATCCTGTCATAAAATGTTTATGTGGCTGTGGGAAGCAATTATTAAAATATGATTCTTCTGGCAGACCAAGAGAGTTTATTACAGGGCATCGGAGACGTTTTCTTTACTGGCATAAAAAATATTGTGAGGAAAAAATTTTGTGTGAGTGCGGGTGTGGAACTTTAATTAGAAAATACGACAAACATAAAGGGCGTCCGAGACGATTTGTTCCGGGACATAATTTAAGAAACCAAAATGTTAATTTACCGTTTACGGAAAAGCAAGTTTATTGCCATTTTTAA
- a CDS encoding radical SAM protein, which yields MLIYRLRKSKFIAIFKSSKVVCPTFYELKLSNSCPFSCSYCYLLSTFRFNRDVVLFNNDWSQIQAELEKSPPGVYNTGELADSLAIVPPLLDPFTLDYFAQQKDKFLLLVTKSTNIGILKDRHPSPQVIVSFSVNSVASADVFESDAPLPTERLDCARELKSLGWRVRIRLDPIILPFFDTSKSYADYYYICHEIAVLKPERITVGTLRPYSNTYQRMPDRLKKGLVFSDDHRWRYPLKDRVAVYQQVADWLGEVPALCKETKECYTQFDWSHTGCNCTP from the coding sequence ATGTTAATTTACCGTTTACGGAAAAGCAAGTTTATTGCCATTTTTAAATCATCCAAAGTAGTTTGTCCGACTTTTTACGAATTAAAACTTTCTAACTCCTGCCCATTTTCGTGTAGTTACTGTTATTTACTTTCCACTTTTAGATTTAACCGTGATGTGGTTCTTTTTAATAATGACTGGTCACAAATTCAGGCAGAATTAGAAAAATCCCCGCCCGGTGTGTATAACACAGGCGAACTTGCTGATTCGTTGGCGATAGTCCCGCCGTTGCTTGACCCCTTCACGCTTGATTATTTCGCTCAGCAGAAAGATAAGTTTCTTTTGTTAGTAACCAAGTCAACCAATATCGGCATACTAAAAGATAGACACCCCAGTCCCCAAGTAATTGTGAGTTTTTCTGTTAACTCTGTTGCTTCTGCTGATGTTTTTGAGAGCGATGCACCACTGCCGACTGAACGGCTGGACTGTGCTCGTGAATTAAAATCACTCGGATGGCGTGTTCGTATTCGGCTTGACCCGATAATTCTACCATTCTTTGATACCAGCAAGTCCTACGCCGATTATTATTATATCTGCCACGAAATCGCCGTCTTGAAACCCGAACGGATTACCGTCGGCACACTCCGCCCTTATAGCAATACCTACCAACGAATGCCTGACCGCCTGAAAAAGGGACTTGTCTTTTCAGACGACCACAGATGGCGGTATCCACTGAAAGACAGAGTCGCTGTTTATCAACAAGTTGCTGACTGGCTCGGCGAAGTTCCCGCTCTCTGTAAAGAAACCAAAGAATGTTATACCCAGTTTGACTGGTCTCATACCGGATGTAATTGCACACCATAA
- a CDS encoding DUF4062 domain-containing protein, giving the protein MKYKIFVSGVQKELKEERRAIKNFVFGDVLLSEYFAVFLFEDSPAKSISAETTYLEEVHKSDIYIGLLGDKYGAADKNKISPTEAEFREAKAKHKDILIYIKGESSTDKSREAGVQRLITEIKDSKGGYCYRRFNTISELTNLVYESLIAFLKEKGEIGRAEFDQRICDGATFSDIDDEKIKWFLKIAREKRKFPLALDSSTQDVFTHLKLLKDGKLTNAAVLLFGKEPRKFFDQAKIKCIHLPSTEVEKPFTSYQIYEGNLFEQVDKAVSFVLDILKFPVIQQEHTVQVSRPREIPTFVIQEAIVNAVAHRNYNTTSSVQVMVFLDRVEIWNSGTLPAHLKIEDLKKPHASHPTNPLLATVMFFADYIQQAGSGTLEMLKQCREHGLPEPDFVSIRNLEFKTILARDIYTEEVLLQMGLNERQLKAVKYVKEKGKITNKEYQELTSISKPMATIDLKNLVDKNILTRKGITGKGTVYILGKGLTKG; this is encoded by the coding sequence ATGAAATATAAAATATTTGTCAGCGGTGTGCAAAAAGAACTTAAAGAAGAACGCAGGGCAATAAAGAATTTTGTGTTCGGCGATGTTTTACTCTCCGAATATTTTGCAGTGTTCTTATTTGAAGATTCGCCTGCGAAAAGCATCTCAGCCGAGACAACATATCTTGAAGAAGTTCACAAGAGTGATATTTATATTGGTCTTTTGGGTGATAAATACGGCGCTGCTGACAAGAATAAAATTTCACCAACAGAAGCAGAGTTCCGGGAAGCGAAAGCCAAGCACAAAGATATTCTTATCTATATCAAAGGCGAAAGTTCTACTGATAAAAGCCGTGAAGCAGGTGTGCAGAGACTGATAACAGAAATTAAAGATTCCAAGGGAGGTTATTGTTATCGCAGATTCAATACTATAAGCGAATTAACCAACCTTGTTTATGAAAGTTTGATTGCATTCTTAAAAGAGAAAGGTGAAATCGGTAGAGCTGAATTTGACCAGCGGATATGCGATGGTGCAACTTTCTCGGATATTGATGATGAAAAAATCAAATGGTTTTTGAAGATTGCTCGTGAGAAACGAAAATTTCCACTTGCACTTGATTCTTCAACACAAGATGTTTTTACTCACCTGAAACTTCTGAAAGATGGAAAACTAACCAATGCCGCGGTATTATTGTTTGGCAAAGAACCGAGAAAGTTTTTTGACCAGGCAAAAATAAAATGTATTCATCTGCCAAGCACCGAAGTTGAAAAGCCGTTCACTTCATATCAGATTTATGAAGGAAATTTATTTGAGCAGGTAGACAAGGCAGTCAGTTTTGTACTTGATATACTCAAGTTTCCCGTTATTCAGCAGGAACATACTGTTCAGGTATCACGACCCCGTGAAATTCCAACATTTGTAATTCAGGAAGCGATTGTCAACGCAGTGGCTCACCGTAACTATAACACAACATCTTCAGTTCAGGTGATGGTATTTCTTGACCGAGTGGAAATATGGAATTCCGGGACATTACCCGCTCACTTAAAAATAGAAGACCTCAAGAAACCGCACGCATCCCATCCGACCAATCCGTTATTAGCCACAGTAATGTTTTTTGCCGATTACATTCAGCAAGCAGGTTCAGGAACATTGGAAATGCTCAAGCAATGTAGAGAACACGGACTACCCGAGCCAGATTTTGTGTCAATACGAAATCTTGAATTTAAGACGATATTAGCAAGAGATATTTATACAGAAGAAGTTTTATTGCAGATGGGTTTGAACGAACGCCAACTAAAAGCAGTAAAGTATGTAAAGGAAAAAGGGAAAATTACCAATAAAGAGTATCAAGAATTAACAAGTATCTCAAAACCTATGGCTACTATAGATTTAAAGAATCTCGTTGATAAAAATATTTTGACAAGGAAAGGAATTACTGGGAAAGGCACTGTGTATATTCTTGGCAAAGGGCTAACAAAGGGCTAA
- a CDS encoding site-specific DNA-methyltransferase: MAKNNYQNWSKEELVAEIERLKKRKKYGLVWEEKPEDVVELCKTKLPILKEVKSKEIITDKNKPVNLLIEGDNYHALSVLNYTHQNKIDVIYIDPPYNTGNKDFKYNDKYVDLEDGYRHSKWLAFMEKRLKLAKNLLKDTGIIFISIDDNEQAQLRVLCNEIYGENNFVVNLVWENKEGGGSSDSKHFKIKHEYILVYAKDINTLSIKGSDIEDEDRYCLEDKYAKKRGKYQLVKLNSASIQYSKSLDYPIKSPNGKNIFPSYGNKQACWRWSKAKLEWGIKNDFVVIKKDKNEDWAVYTKQYLKVDNEGNPIEREKRPIGVIPYYSTTMANKQLENIFHKKTFDYSKPYLLIKYLVDRYENNNAIVLDFMAGSGTTGQSVLELNKEDKGNRQFILCTNNENNICTDVCYPRIEKVIKGYKNSNNEKIAGLEGNLKYFRTDFVDAEPTDKNKRKLTEQATEMLCIKEGTFEPVLENKKIKIFKNGNHYTGIIFDQLVIPDFKKKIKDIKAKFSVYVFSLGDDTFDEEFEDMKKKVKLSPIPEAILRVYRRIFI; this comes from the coding sequence ATGGCAAAAAATAATTACCAAAATTGGAGTAAGGAAGAATTAGTTGCTGAAATTGAGCGGCTAAAAAAACGCAAGAAATACGGTTTAGTTTGGGAAGAGAAACCAGAAGATGTCGTTGAATTATGCAAAACAAAACTTCCAATACTCAAAGAAGTTAAAAGTAAAGAAATAATTACTGATAAAAATAAACCTGTCAATTTACTTATTGAAGGCGACAACTATCACGCCCTCTCAGTACTGAATTATACTCATCAAAATAAAATTGATGTTATCTATATTGACCCACCATATAATACCGGTAATAAAGATTTTAAATACAACGATAAATATGTTGACTTGGAAGATGGTTATAGACATAGCAAATGGCTTGCTTTTATGGAGAAGCGATTAAAATTGGCGAAGAACTTACTGAAAGACACAGGTATAATTTTTATTTCAATTGATGACAATGAACAAGCACAATTAAGAGTACTTTGTAATGAAATTTATGGAGAAAATAATTTCGTAGTGAATTTAGTTTGGGAAAACAAAGAAGGTGGGGGAAGCTCTGATAGTAAGCATTTCAAAATTAAACACGAATATATTCTTGTCTATGCTAAAGATATAAATACACTATCTATTAAGGGATCTGACATTGAAGATGAAGATAGATATTGTTTAGAAGATAAATATGCTAAAAAAAGAGGGAAATATCAATTAGTAAAATTAAATAGTGCGAGTATTCAATATTCTAAATCTTTAGACTATCCGATTAAATCACCTAATGGTAAAAATATATTTCCCAGTTATGGGAACAAACAGGCTTGTTGGAGATGGAGTAAAGCAAAATTAGAATGGGGTATTAAGAATGATTTCGTAGTTATTAAAAAAGATAAAAATGAAGACTGGGCTGTTTATACAAAGCAATATTTAAAAGTAGATAACGAGGGAAATCCAATAGAAAGAGAGAAAAGACCAATAGGAGTTATACCATACTACTCTACTACTATGGCGAATAAACAATTAGAAAATATTTTTCATAAAAAAACTTTTGACTATTCAAAACCTTATTTATTGATAAAGTACTTAGTAGATAGATATGAAAATAATAATGCGATAGTATTAGATTTTATGGCGGGGTCGGGAACGACTGGACAATCTGTATTAGAACTAAATAAAGAAGACAAAGGGAATCGGCAATTTATTCTTTGTACTAATAATGAGAATAATATCTGCACTGATGTTTGTTATCCGAGAATCGAAAAAGTTATTAAGGGTTATAAAAACTCTAATAATGAAAAGATTGCAGGTTTAGAAGGTAACCTTAAATATTTTAGAACTGACTTTGTTGATGCAGAACCAACAGATAAAAATAAAAGGAAATTAACTGAACAAGCAACTGAAATGCTTTGCATAAAAGAAGGAACATTTGAACCAGTTCTTGAAAACAAGAAAATTAAAATATTCAAGAATGGTAATCATTACACTGGTATAATTTTTGACCAATTAGTGATTCCTGATTTTAAGAAAAAAATAAAAGACATAAAAGCAAAATTCAGTGTTTATGTTTTCTCGCTGGGTGATGATACTTTTGACGAAGAGTTTGAAGATATGAAAAAGAAAGTAAAACTCTCACCCATTCCCGAAGCCATTTTAAGAGTATATCGAAGAATTTTTATATAA
- a CDS encoding nucleotidyltransferase: MAIPESQLETWSHQGAITIAKSTADSIKNALNSYDGWSSGVDYEVYLQGSYKNDTNIRGDSDVDVVAQLNSTFYSNLSEDQKRTLNLTPSVYQLSDFRTDVLKILKNYYGQSQITEGNKSIKIRANTGRLPADVIVCAQYRRYRTVSSYDYIEGVTFWTKNDYRQVINYPKVHYDKGVSKHQNSSEWYKPVVRLFKNCRSSISGDNTPSYFLECLLYNIPISKFGTSYGDTFCNIVNWLSENNLDNFVCQNEQLNLFGMSQEQWDTSKARSFVQNLISLWNNW, translated from the coding sequence ATGGCTATTCCAGAATCACAATTAGAAACATGGTCACATCAAGGCGCAATTACAATTGCTAAATCAACGGCGGACTCTATTAAAAATGCCCTAAATTCTTATGATGGCTGGTCAAGTGGGGTTGATTATGAAGTTTATCTACAAGGTTCATATAAAAACGATACCAATATACGTGGTGATAGCGATGTTGATGTTGTTGCTCAACTTAATTCTACTTTTTATAGCAATTTATCCGAAGATCAAAAAAGAACCTTGAATTTGACACCATCTGTTTATCAATTATCAGATTTTAGGACAGATGTTTTAAAAATTCTCAAAAACTATTATGGCCAAAGCCAAATAACTGAAGGCAATAAATCAATCAAAATAAGAGCTAATACAGGAAGATTACCTGCTGATGTGATTGTTTGTGCTCAATACAGACGATATAGAACAGTAAGTAGTTATGATTATATTGAGGGAGTGACTTTTTGGACAAAAAACGACTACAGACAAGTTATAAATTATCCAAAAGTTCACTACGATAAAGGGGTTTCCAAACATCAAAATAGCAGTGAATGGTATAAACCTGTTGTGAGATTATTTAAGAATTGCCGCAGTAGTATTTCCGGAGACAATACCCCATCATATTTTTTGGAATGTTTGCTCTACAATATACCTATTTCAAAATTCGGAACAAGTTACGGAGATACTTTCTGTAATATCGTTAACTGGCTTAGCGAAAATAATTTGGATAACTTTGTTTGTCAAAATGAGCAATTGAATCTTTTTGGTATGTCTCAAGAGCAATGGGATACAAGTAAAGCAAGAAGTTTTGTCCAAAATTTAATTTCGCTTTGGAATAATTGGTGA